A single genomic interval of Candidatus Uhrbacteria bacterium harbors:
- the murE gene encoding UDP-N-acetylmuramyl-tripeptide synthetase has product MIKGFLRKLAPAFAIGAYHYVLAILSAILYGRPSERMVVIGVTGTSGKSTTCYLLARALEACGARVGMASTILFKVGEQERLNDKKMTMVGRFQLQKLLRGMASADCTHAIIETTSEGIKQYRHAGVHYDVCVFTNLYPEHIESHGSFENYRAEKMKLFKKLGACPHKIITGKRIEKAIVVNGEDNGAKQAAIFPVDRLVVVRPSAETDLALRIPGAHMQINAKLARAVAEVLGFDRAKVTRAIESVTCIPGRLEQIDEGQSFMVIVDYAFEPRALAKLYEAVTTIPHNRIIHVTGAAGGGRDRDKRPVVGAFIAQRAQVMIVTNEDPYDEDPEQIINDVAAGADSAPEGKRAEVLKILDRGEAIARALSLAQPRDLVLVTGKASEQAIVVAGGKRIPWDDRVVIREALRKML; this is encoded by the coding sequence ATGATAAAGGGTTTTTTGCGCAAGCTGGCGCCGGCATTTGCGATCGGTGCGTATCATTATGTCCTCGCGATTCTTTCGGCGATTCTTTATGGCCGCCCGTCGGAGCGCATGGTCGTGATCGGCGTAACTGGCACGAGTGGGAAGTCGACGACGTGCTACCTTTTGGCGCGTGCACTTGAAGCGTGCGGCGCACGTGTGGGTATGGCTTCGACGATTCTTTTCAAGGTGGGTGAGCAGGAACGGCTCAATGACAAAAAAATGACTATGGTTGGCCGGTTCCAGCTCCAAAAACTTCTTCGCGGGATGGCGAGTGCCGATTGCACACACGCGATTATCGAGACGACATCGGAAGGTATCAAGCAATACCGACATGCGGGCGTGCACTACGATGTCTGCGTTTTTACGAACTTGTATCCAGAGCATATTGAATCTCACGGAAGTTTCGAAAACTATCGTGCGGAAAAAATGAAGCTATTCAAAAAACTTGGTGCGTGCCCGCACAAGATCATTACGGGGAAGCGTATCGAAAAAGCGATTGTGGTGAATGGGGAAGACAATGGAGCAAAGCAAGCCGCGATTTTTCCTGTGGATCGTCTCGTTGTCGTGCGGCCAAGTGCGGAGACCGATCTTGCCCTCCGTATTCCCGGCGCTCACATGCAGATAAATGCAAAACTTGCCCGCGCGGTGGCCGAGGTTCTCGGGTTTGATCGCGCGAAGGTCACACGTGCGATTGAGTCGGTCACGTGTATTCCGGGGCGGCTTGAGCAGATTGATGAAGGTCAGTCGTTCATGGTTATTGTGGATTACGCCTTCGAGCCGCGCGCGCTCGCCAAACTCTACGAAGCTGTTACGACGATTCCACACAATCGCATCATTCACGTTACCGGCGCGGCGGGCGGCGGACGTGATCGCGATAAGCGTCCCGTGGTGGGTGCTTTCATTGCGCAACGTGCGCAAGTGATGATTGTGACAAATGAAGATCCATACGATGAAGACCCGGAACAGATCATTAACGACGTTGCTGCCGGAGCTGACTCTGCGCCAGAGGGGAAACGGGCGGAGGTGCTCAAAATTTTGGACCGCGGTGAGGCTATCGCGCGCGCTCTCTCACTTGCACAACCGCGCGATCTCGTCTTGGTGACGGGAAAAGCAAGCGAACAGGCTATCGTTGTTGCCGGCGGGAAAAGGATCCCGTGGGACGACCGTGTCGTTATCCGTGAGGCTCTTCGCAAAATGCTATGA
- a CDS encoding M23 family metallopeptidase translates to MFLEFFRRHKKFSYPLDISDAQTGEMLKGCVPKDQLYKTGPFYCDLSPSSHNGPYQRAIDFIVKDGSIVYASRSGRVVDMVEAHSTYGPGPAFADKLNYITIDHGDCLSQYGHLQKGSPSMYGIRAGKQVMRGQVIGIVGKTGWVDYGEQGDHLHFMVFVEDKKGFHSISVDFI, encoded by the coding sequence ATGTTCTTGGAATTCTTCAGAAGACACAAAAAGTTCTCCTACCCGCTCGACATCTCTGACGCACAAACAGGGGAAATGCTTAAGGGATGCGTGCCGAAGGATCAACTGTACAAGACTGGTCCTTTTTACTGTGATCTCAGTCCTAGTTCACACAACGGGCCATACCAACGAGCTATCGATTTCATCGTGAAAGACGGGTCCATCGTATACGCCTCAAGAAGCGGACGAGTTGTCGATATGGTAGAAGCACACAGCACGTACGGCCCCGGACCAGCATTCGCGGATAAGCTCAACTACATTACGATCGACCACGGTGATTGCCTTAGTCAGTATGGACACCTCCAAAAAGGTTCCCCGAGCATGTACGGGATACGTGCAGGAAAACAGGTTATGCGAGGCCAAGTAATCGGTATTGTCGGTAAGACTGGTTGGGTAGACTATGGCGAACAAGGAGATCATCTTCATTTTATGGTTTTTGTAGAAGACAAAAAAGGGTTTCACAGTATTTCTGTTGATTTCATATAA
- a CDS encoding D-alanine--D-alanine ligase produces the protein MNTPSPFIGKTVGVFFGGKSPEHDVSIITGLLVLDELAKLGILSEPIYIGTDGAWCMGQLLRERSFLQGIHSHDLYPLQRWSLDTRHRTPRLILTRRPSFLSRREQKIIDIAFPVFHGAYGEDGCFQGLCETLGVPYVGCGVEGSAIAMNKILTKQFFQQHGVQTTPFVGFSEADWKSDANSIKRRINETLTFPVFVKPSHAGSSIGISRVKKLEAIEEAIEASFEFDTHCVIESGISPVRDLTCCVRECASSSPKASLVQDSSFGKSEFFTYKEKYLQSDGTHLDGAGESFTIPAEIPVATSKNIQETSVAIFKELGLSGISRVDFLYNPETSQLYANEINPMPGTLYEHLWKKSGVEPKELILDLLDVAIRKHTETIKKNKYFHSPLLSDMQGQKLSK, from the coding sequence ATGAATACTCCTTCTCCATTTATAGGAAAAACGGTCGGCGTTTTTTTTGGAGGAAAAAGTCCGGAACATGACGTTTCTATTATCACTGGGCTTTTGGTTTTAGATGAATTGGCAAAACTTGGAATCTTAAGTGAGCCGATTTACATAGGAACAGATGGCGCGTGGTGTATGGGTCAGCTGTTACGAGAAAGAAGCTTTCTCCAAGGTATCCATTCTCACGATTTATACCCTCTTCAAAGGTGGTCGTTGGATACCCGCCACCGCACACCACGGCTTATTTTGACACGAAGGCCATCTTTTCTCTCACGCCGAGAGCAAAAGATCATTGACATTGCCTTCCCCGTGTTCCACGGGGCATACGGTGAGGATGGTTGCTTCCAGGGACTTTGCGAAACTCTAGGCGTGCCCTACGTGGGTTGCGGCGTTGAGGGAAGCGCCATCGCAATGAATAAGATTCTTACAAAACAGTTTTTTCAGCAGCACGGGGTACAAACCACGCCCTTCGTCGGTTTCTCCGAAGCGGACTGGAAGTCAGACGCAAACTCCATCAAACGAAGGATCAATGAGACACTGACTTTCCCGGTTTTTGTGAAGCCATCGCATGCGGGCTCGTCTATTGGCATTTCACGAGTAAAAAAACTTGAGGCTATAGAGGAGGCAATAGAGGCATCCTTTGAATTTGATACTCATTGCGTTATTGAAAGCGGTATTTCTCCGGTTCGCGACTTGACATGTTGTGTAAGAGAGTGTGCGAGTAGCTCTCCCAAAGCGTCGCTCGTTCAAGACTCCAGTTTTGGAAAAAGTGAGTTTTTTACGTACAAAGAGAAATACTTGCAAAGCGACGGCACTCATCTGGACGGAGCAGGAGAAAGTTTCACTATTCCCGCAGAGATACCTGTGGCAACCTCTAAAAATATCCAGGAGACTTCCGTTGCGATATTTAAAGAGCTCGGCCTCTCGGGAATTTCGCGAGTTGACTTCTTGTATAACCCAGAGACGTCCCAGCTCTATGCAAACGAGATCAACCCGATGCCAGGAACACTCTACGAGCATCTGTGGAAGAAGAGTGGTGTCGAACCGAAAGAACTTATTTTAGATTTACTCGATGTTGCGATTCGTAAACACACGGAAACCATTAAGAAGAACAAATACTTCCATTCACCGCTCTTATCAGATATGCAAGGACAAAAACTTTCTAAGTAG
- a CDS encoding NUDIX hydrolase, which translates to MKPWELVSKKLVYDGYRKIERRTYRCDDDREIDIDVKLEGNTVCSLPITEDGHAVLAAQFRPGPGSILRELPGGGMNVGEEPLQAMRRELLEETGYEGDLVLVGSTWDCAYSTCRRYHFLATHCRKVTEPHTDEDEKIDVILMPVDEFRNHLATGDLTDTTTGLLALAALEKTSILL; encoded by the coding sequence ATGAAACCATGGGAACTCGTATCGAAGAAACTTGTTTATGATGGGTATCGGAAAATCGAACGGCGGACGTATCGGTGTGATGATGATCGTGAGATAGACATTGATGTAAAACTGGAGGGCAATACGGTCTGTAGTCTTCCTATTACGGAAGATGGACACGCTGTTCTCGCCGCGCAATTTCGTCCAGGACCCGGGAGTATTTTACGCGAACTTCCTGGCGGTGGTATGAATGTGGGGGAAGAGCCTCTCCAAGCCATGCGTCGTGAGCTTTTAGAAGAGACAGGTTACGAAGGAGATCTCGTCCTCGTGGGTTCAACATGGGATTGTGCATACTCAACTTGTCGACGATATCATTTTCTTGCGACCCATTGCCGGAAAGTAACAGAACCTCATACAGATGAAGACGAAAAGATCGATGTGATTCTCATGCCGGTCGACGAATTTCGCAATCACCTTGCTACGGGGGATCTTACTGATACGACAACAGGGCTTCTGGCGCTAGCGGCTCTCGAAAAAACGTCCATCCTTCTCTAA